A single genomic interval of Rosistilla ulvae harbors:
- a CDS encoding bifunctional acetate--CoA ligase family protein/GNAT family N-acetyltransferase encodes MTSKHLKKIFSPKSIAVIGASERPESVGRLSLKNLVDGGFRGRIYPVNRNYETILQLPSFASVAALPETVDLAIICTPAATVPDVVKRCGEAGIRGIIIQSAGFREVGAEGARLQDEIVAVAKTFPGTKIIGPNCVGIISPHRHLNASLASEMPPAGNVAFISQSGALCTPILEWAINQNVGFSQFVSIGNMADVTIAELIDYFAEDPWTESIVLYVESLTEARAFLSAARAFTQSKPIIAFKSGRFDASAAAAASHTGAMVGVDSAYEAAFARAGIVRANELDDLFDSAEFLARHPKPCGDRLAIVTNAGGPGVMATDALLQRNGKLAQFSDSTIAALDAQLPAAWSRCNPVDVIGDASEQRYASALQTVIRDRNVDAVLVLLAPQATTDPSGVADAVIAAAKSTTKPVLASWMGCTRVAEGIRRLTQGGVPVYATPEKCVRVFMQLVRYGRNREMLCETPLEVPLTFPVDEAERRRCVVDAVNERPGERTPLSEYESKLVLKNYGFRVAETEIARSQEEAVAIADRLGYPVVLKVYSPQIMHKTDVDGVELNLTSGDRVREAYQEIGRRVAQHRFGFEFGGVTVQPMVVASLSRELILGAKRDPVFGPVLLVGAGGITAELVQDYAMELPPLNERLARRMLESLQSWPLLKGYRGRRGVNVDLLVECLLRMSKLIVECPEIAEIDINPLLASDRDVIALDSRIILDGKMRRKSSSRFAHLAIRPYPEEFIRNIELRDGTPVVLRPIKPEDEPMWHRLIESCSAETIQQRFRYMFRTATHTMASRFCFIDYDRELAIVVEVIEDGVKQIAGVARFVADADHYEAEFAILVADRWQGRGLGSLMTDKCLTICKRWNIQSVVAETAASNHRMIQMFQRRGFEIDRSKSFDTVMVKKSLLDAD; translated from the coding sequence ATGACCTCAAAGCACCTCAAGAAGATCTTTTCACCCAAGAGCATTGCGGTGATCGGTGCCAGTGAGCGACCGGAGAGTGTCGGCAGGTTGTCGCTGAAAAACCTTGTCGATGGCGGGTTTCGCGGTCGGATCTATCCCGTCAATCGGAACTACGAAACGATCCTGCAGTTGCCCAGTTTCGCGTCGGTCGCCGCGTTGCCCGAGACGGTGGACCTGGCCATCATCTGTACGCCCGCGGCGACGGTTCCCGATGTTGTCAAACGGTGCGGGGAAGCGGGCATTCGCGGGATCATCATCCAGTCGGCTGGATTTCGCGAAGTCGGAGCCGAAGGGGCTCGCTTGCAAGACGAAATCGTTGCGGTCGCCAAGACGTTCCCCGGGACAAAAATCATCGGTCCCAATTGTGTTGGGATCATCTCGCCGCATCGACATCTCAACGCAAGTCTGGCCAGCGAGATGCCACCGGCGGGCAACGTGGCTTTCATCTCGCAATCCGGTGCACTCTGCACCCCGATCCTCGAATGGGCGATCAACCAGAACGTAGGTTTCTCTCAGTTTGTGTCGATCGGGAACATGGCCGATGTGACCATCGCCGAACTGATCGATTATTTCGCCGAGGACCCGTGGACCGAGTCGATCGTTCTGTATGTCGAATCGTTGACCGAAGCTCGCGCATTCCTTTCGGCGGCTCGCGCGTTCACGCAATCCAAACCGATCATTGCGTTTAAGTCGGGGCGGTTCGACGCTTCCGCGGCGGCGGCGGCATCGCATACCGGCGCGATGGTCGGTGTCGACAGCGCGTATGAAGCTGCGTTCGCGCGGGCGGGAATCGTTCGCGCCAACGAACTCGACGACCTCTTCGACAGCGCCGAATTCTTGGCTCGACACCCCAAGCCATGCGGCGACCGGTTGGCGATTGTCACCAACGCTGGCGGCCCTGGCGTGATGGCAACCGATGCCTTGTTGCAGCGGAACGGCAAGCTTGCACAATTCTCAGATTCGACGATCGCAGCATTGGACGCCCAATTGCCAGCCGCTTGGTCTCGCTGCAACCCCGTCGATGTGATTGGCGACGCGAGCGAACAGCGGTACGCATCGGCGCTGCAAACCGTGATCCGCGATCGCAACGTCGATGCCGTTTTGGTGCTGCTGGCACCGCAAGCGACGACTGACCCCAGTGGGGTCGCCGACGCCGTGATCGCCGCCGCCAAGTCGACGACAAAACCTGTCTTGGCGTCGTGGATGGGCTGCACTCGGGTGGCCGAAGGGATCCGGCGGTTGACGCAGGGGGGCGTCCCGGTCTACGCGACGCCGGAAAAATGCGTGCGGGTGTTCATGCAGTTGGTGCGTTATGGCCGCAACCGCGAGATGTTGTGCGAAACACCGTTGGAGGTCCCGCTGACCTTTCCTGTCGACGAAGCCGAGCGGCGAAGATGTGTCGTCGACGCTGTCAACGAGAGGCCAGGCGAACGGACTCCGCTCAGCGAATACGAATCGAAGTTGGTGCTCAAGAATTACGGCTTTCGAGTCGCGGAGACCGAGATCGCTCGATCGCAGGAGGAAGCGGTTGCGATCGCCGATCGGCTGGGATACCCCGTCGTCTTAAAGGTCTATTCACCGCAGATCATGCACAAGACCGACGTCGATGGTGTGGAGCTGAACTTGACAAGCGGCGACCGAGTTCGCGAAGCGTATCAGGAGATCGGCCGCCGCGTCGCGCAACATCGATTCGGTTTTGAGTTTGGTGGAGTGACGGTGCAACCGATGGTTGTTGCATCGCTCAGCCGCGAATTGATCCTGGGGGCGAAGCGCGATCCCGTCTTTGGACCGGTGCTGTTGGTTGGTGCGGGAGGGATCACGGCGGAGTTGGTTCAAGATTACGCCATGGAACTGCCGCCGCTGAACGAGCGACTGGCGCGGCGGATGTTGGAGTCGCTGCAATCGTGGCCTCTGTTGAAAGGTTACCGCGGTCGTCGCGGAGTGAACGTCGATCTGTTGGTCGAATGCTTGTTGCGGATGTCGAAGTTGATCGTCGAGTGCCCTGAGATCGCCGAAATCGACATCAACCCGTTGTTGGCAAGCGACCGCGATGTGATCGCGCTCGATTCGCGAATCATCCTCGATGGGAAGATGCGTCGGAAATCGAGTTCTCGTTTCGCGCATCTGGCGATCCGCCCCTATCCGGAAGAGTTCATTCGCAACATCGAATTGCGAGACGGCACTCCCGTCGTGCTGCGACCGATCAAACCCGAAGACGAACCGATGTGGCATCGGTTGATCGAAAGCTGTTCCGCCGAAACGATCCAGCAGCGGTTCCGCTACATGTTTCGCACCGCCACGCATACGATGGCGTCTCGATTTTGCTTCATCGATTACGACCGCGAACTGGCGATCGTGGTCGAAGTGATCGAAGACGGCGTCAAACAGATCGCGGGCGTTGCTCGGTTTGTCGCCGACGCCGATCATTACGAAGCGGAATTTGCGATCCTGGTTGCCGATCGCTGGCAGGGACGCGGACTCGGGTCGTTGATGACCGATAAGTGCCTGACGATTTGCAAACGTTGGAATATCCAATCGGTCGTCGCCGAGACCGCCGCGTCGAACCATCGGATGATCCAGATGTTCCAGCGACGCGGTTTCGAAATCGATCGATCCAAATCGTTTGATACCGTGATGGTCAAGAAGAGCTTGCTGGACGCAGACTGA
- a CDS encoding sugar phosphate isomerase/epimerase family protein produces the protein MKYNRRVAMGALAAGLTARWTQADENKASADSPSPWGPLCVFAKPLQMLSFSELADLLVKQQWDGIEATVRKGGQVEPAKVADQLPKLVDALAAKEKQVVLFASDVNSVDQRLTEPTLRAAAKAGIRYYRMAYYRYDLDRPILPQLEKFTRQVEQLVQLNRELGITALYQNHAGTRYCGAGLWDLYRIAADQPKEQLAVAFDIRHATVEAGMSWPIHWSMLREHVGALYCKDFRWNEAKVENVPLGSGLVASSFYDSLRKDPIAGIPVSVHMEYIDHRDPQKAAQRIAAVADDRRAIRRLLGI, from the coding sequence ATGAAATACAACCGACGCGTCGCCATGGGCGCACTCGCTGCGGGGCTGACCGCTCGCTGGACTCAGGCCGATGAAAACAAGGCGTCTGCGGATTCGCCGTCTCCGTGGGGGCCGCTGTGTGTGTTCGCCAAGCCGCTGCAGATGTTGAGTTTCTCAGAGCTGGCCGATCTGTTGGTCAAGCAGCAGTGGGATGGGATCGAAGCGACGGTGCGCAAGGGTGGCCAGGTGGAGCCGGCGAAAGTTGCCGACCAGTTGCCCAAGCTGGTCGATGCGTTGGCGGCTAAAGAAAAGCAAGTCGTGCTGTTTGCTAGCGATGTCAACAGCGTCGATCAACGGTTGACTGAACCAACATTGCGAGCGGCGGCCAAGGCGGGAATCCGCTACTACCGCATGGCTTATTATCGGTACGATCTCGACCGGCCGATTCTGCCACAATTGGAAAAATTCACCCGCCAGGTCGAGCAGTTGGTGCAGCTGAATCGCGAGCTGGGGATCACGGCGCTCTACCAGAATCACGCCGGCACGCGGTATTGCGGCGCAGGACTGTGGGATCTCTACCGGATTGCCGCCGATCAGCCGAAAGAACAATTGGCCGTCGCGTTCGACATCCGCCATGCTACCGTTGAAGCCGGCATGTCATGGCCGATACATTGGAGCATGTTGCGCGAGCATGTCGGCGCGTTGTATTGCAAAGATTTTCGGTGGAACGAGGCGAAGGTCGAGAACGTTCCGTTGGGATCGGGGCTGGTCGCCAGCAGCTTTTATGATTCGCTGCGGAAAGATCCGATCGCGGGGATCCCCGTTTCGGTGCACATGGAATACATCGATCATCGCGATCCGCAAAAGGCTGCCCAACGCATCGCAGCCGTTGCCGATGACCGTCGGGCAATCCGGCGCCTACTGGGAATTTGA
- a CDS encoding cupin domain-containing protein, translating into MAISHAKSGEIIDVGPLGDALSSTKTSALLKSDEMELLRLVLPAGKTIAEHKAPGEITVHCLEGRIQFTALGATQELTTGRLLHLPAGEPHALHAIEDSSLLVTIVRRPSKT; encoded by the coding sequence ATGGCAATCTCTCACGCAAAATCTGGCGAGATCATCGACGTCGGTCCCTTGGGCGACGCGCTCTCCTCAACGAAGACTTCTGCGCTTCTGAAGTCGGATGAAATGGAACTGCTGCGGCTGGTACTGCCCGCTGGCAAGACGATCGCCGAGCACAAGGCGCCAGGCGAAATCACAGTGCATTGCCTCGAAGGCCGAATTCAATTCACAGCTCTCGGCGCGACCCAGGAACTGACCACCGGCCGACTGTTGCACCTTCCCGCTGGCGAACCTCACGCGCTCCACGCCATCGAAGATTCGTCGCTGCTGGTGACGATCGTGCGTCGTCCATCGAAAACGTAA
- a CDS encoding DUF1559 domain-containing protein produces the protein MARTSFRRGFTLVELLVVIAIIGILVGLLLPAVQQAREAARRMQCTNHLKQFGLALHNYHDTFNALPYRQGGPDQSTVAAANPPRRFSGFVSLLPFIEQENLYEAALTNTQYVWNTGFAPWQAKSQVAEFLCPSDSLVGSPYAEINYSLSMGDSVGSDYSISGTNLNSLGVRGIFGMETHTRFRDVTDGLSNTVAMSEFLKPTTTNRIGAAVSNDSTNPINCKARLVNGVYTASSSLITPDRCLGYRWADGRPGYCALTTILPPNSATCSSQASGGLYTASSRHPGGVNAVYVDGSVHFVAETIDTGNLAAAVPSVSSGASSPFGVWGSLGSKSGGETHQ, from the coding sequence ATGGCTCGAACTTCATTCCGACGCGGCTTTACGCTGGTCGAATTATTGGTCGTCATCGCAATTATTGGGATCTTAGTCGGGTTATTATTGCCAGCGGTGCAACAGGCCCGCGAAGCAGCTCGCCGCATGCAGTGCACCAATCATCTGAAGCAATTTGGATTGGCATTGCACAATTACCACGACACCTTCAACGCCCTGCCGTATCGCCAGGGAGGGCCCGACCAATCGACGGTCGCCGCCGCCAATCCACCGCGTCGGTTTTCTGGCTTCGTTTCGCTATTGCCGTTTATCGAACAAGAGAATCTGTATGAAGCAGCTTTGACCAACACGCAATACGTTTGGAACACAGGGTTCGCGCCGTGGCAGGCGAAGTCACAAGTTGCGGAATTTTTGTGCCCGTCGGACTCGCTTGTCGGCAGCCCCTATGCTGAGATCAATTATTCATTGAGCATGGGCGACAGTGTTGGGAGCGATTACTCGATTTCTGGTACCAATTTAAACTCCCTTGGTGTTCGCGGAATCTTCGGGATGGAAACGCACACCCGATTTCGCGACGTTACCGATGGGTTGTCGAACACCGTCGCGATGTCCGAATTCCTTAAACCGACCACGACCAACCGTATTGGAGCGGCCGTTTCGAACGACTCCACCAACCCAATCAATTGCAAAGCACGGCTGGTAAATGGTGTCTACACCGCTTCGAGTTCTCTGATCACTCCAGATCGTTGTTTGGGCTACCGCTGGGCCGATGGCCGGCCGGGCTATTGTGCGTTGACGACGATCCTGCCCCCCAATAGTGCCACGTGCAGTTCACAAGCCTCCGGCGGACTATACACGGCCAGCAGCCGACATCCGGGCGGAGTTAACGCGGTATATGTCGATGGCAGCGTGCATTTTGTGGCCGAGACGATCGACACCGGTAACTTGGCCGCCGCCGTTCCAAGCGTCTCCAGCGGGGCGTCGAGCCCGTTTGGGGTTTGGGGAAGCCTCGGATCGAAGTCGGGGGGCGAAACGCATCAATAG
- a CDS encoding DUF4198 domain-containing protein: MQFISHFKLTWLTGLLLVAGCGDIGTWSDSRQVMLYPVSGIVTLDGQPVEGAQVIFQPAGESQQNLLGTGETDASGRFSLVTVQAGEGAVAGTHNVSVSKRVVTGVNTDADVDLEIFVPSVTEENQLPEIYNAFETSGLTFDVSDQQATEISIALETQTP; the protein is encoded by the coding sequence ATGCAATTCATCTCCCACTTTAAACTGACCTGGTTAACAGGTCTTTTACTCGTCGCCGGTTGCGGCGACATCGGCACCTGGAGCGACAGCCGGCAAGTGATGCTGTATCCCGTTTCGGGAATCGTTACGCTTGATGGGCAACCGGTCGAGGGTGCGCAAGTGATCTTTCAACCGGCCGGCGAATCTCAACAAAACCTGCTTGGCACTGGCGAGACCGATGCGTCGGGACGCTTTTCGTTGGTGACCGTCCAAGCTGGCGAAGGCGCCGTGGCCGGCACTCACAACGTGAGCGTTTCCAAAAGGGTCGTAACGGGTGTAAACACCGACGCGGACGTCGATTTAGAGATCTTCGTTCCGTCAGTAACCGAAGAGAATCAGTTGCCGGAAATCTACAACGCGTTTGAGACTTCAGGCCTGACATTCGACGTCTCCGACCAACAGGCGACCGAAATTTCGATCGCGTTGGAAACTCAGACACCGTAG
- the rnk gene encoding nucleoside diphosphate kinase regulator, protein MAVRKIVVTRQDCQRLESMLASDFTQALCNKGNLKNLRGELALARIVEPDKVPPDVVTMGSTVRLLDLDCDELETFTLVYPDEANIAEGKLSVLAPIGTAILGYRVGDMVCWKVPSGESRTRIEEVLFQPERDQPAENPTSLTT, encoded by the coding sequence ATGGCTGTTCGAAAAATTGTCGTCACCCGTCAGGACTGTCAACGCCTTGAAAGCATGCTTGCTAGCGATTTCACGCAAGCGCTTTGCAACAAAGGCAATTTGAAGAACTTGCGCGGCGAACTTGCGCTCGCTCGGATCGTCGAGCCCGATAAGGTTCCCCCGGATGTCGTCACGATGGGATCGACAGTCCGCCTGCTGGATCTCGACTGCGACGAACTGGAAACGTTTACGTTGGTCTATCCCGACGAAGCGAACATCGCCGAAGGAAAACTTTCGGTCCTAGCGCCGATCGGGACCGCCATCCTCGGCTACCGGGTGGGAGATATGGTATGTTGGAAAGTCCCTAGCGGCGAAAGCCGAACACGTATCGAAGAGGTCTTGTTCCAGCCCGAACGAGATCAGCCAGCCGAAAATCCGACAAGCCTAACGACTTGA
- the nhaA gene encoding Na+/H+ antiporter NhaA, whose product MDRLARPLARFLHIEATSGIVLMICTAVAIGLANSPWAETYLGFWKTKVNLQFGSFQFEHSLQHIINDGLMALFFFVIGLEVKRELVHGSLSDIRRATLPIAAALGGMIVPAGIYLSMQYGQPAVRGWGIPMATDIAFVVGCLALLGSRVPNSLRVLLLSLAIVDDIGAIIVIAIGYTDHLDVRFLGMAAVVIGVVQLFSYLGVRRFPPYIVAGLIAWFAFHESGVHATLAGVILGLMTPAKASIVPERFRVYLNQTSKSYEADESEVRVRRGEQVRMLQRISRETISPLEYLETALHQWSSYLVIPIFALANAGVAFQLSNVNDPVALAVILGLIVGKPLGVLAFSLLAVKSGLARLPEGLNWSVLAAGSFLAGIGFTMALFIEGLAFGGDSFNNAKTGILVGSGISAVLGMTFLLWTLPKPAAQSS is encoded by the coding sequence ATCGATCGTCTCGCCCGTCCGCTGGCCCGCTTCTTACATATCGAAGCGACTAGCGGCATCGTGCTGATGATCTGCACCGCCGTGGCGATCGGGCTGGCAAATTCTCCCTGGGCCGAAACCTATCTGGGGTTTTGGAAGACCAAAGTCAATCTGCAGTTTGGTTCGTTTCAATTTGAGCATTCGCTTCAGCACATCATCAACGATGGCCTGATGGCGTTGTTCTTTTTTGTGATCGGGCTGGAGGTCAAACGCGAACTCGTTCACGGCTCGCTCTCGGACATCCGCCGAGCCACGCTGCCGATAGCGGCTGCGCTGGGGGGGATGATCGTTCCGGCCGGCATCTACCTTTCGATGCAGTACGGCCAGCCTGCGGTTCGCGGCTGGGGAATTCCGATGGCGACCGACATCGCGTTTGTCGTCGGCTGTCTGGCGCTGTTGGGGTCGCGCGTTCCCAACAGTCTCCGCGTGCTGCTGCTATCGTTGGCGATCGTCGACGACATCGGTGCGATCATCGTGATCGCAATCGGTTACACCGACCACTTGGACGTTCGCTTCCTGGGCATGGCTGCGGTGGTCATCGGTGTCGTGCAGTTGTTTTCGTATCTCGGCGTCCGGCGTTTCCCCCCATATATCGTCGCCGGTCTGATCGCTTGGTTTGCATTCCACGAATCGGGAGTCCACGCCACGCTTGCCGGCGTGATCCTGGGACTGATGACGCCAGCCAAAGCGTCGATCGTTCCCGAGCGCTTTCGCGTCTACCTCAATCAAACCAGCAAGTCGTATGAAGCGGACGAATCGGAAGTGCGAGTGCGACGCGGCGAACAGGTTCGGATGCTGCAGCGGATATCGCGCGAGACGATCTCGCCGTTGGAGTATTTGGAAACGGCGCTGCACCAGTGGAGTAGCTATCTGGTGATCCCAATCTTTGCGTTGGCTAACGCTGGCGTCGCGTTTCAGTTGAGCAACGTCAACGACCCGGTGGCGCTCGCCGTCATCTTGGGCTTGATTGTTGGCAAGCCGCTGGGCGTGCTTGCGTTCAGTTTGCTGGCGGTCAAAAGCGGCCTGGCGCGGTTGCCCGAGGGACTCAATTGGTCCGTCTTGGCTGCCGGCAGCTTCCTGGCGGGGATCGGTTTCACGATGGCTCTGTTCATCGAGGGACTCGCCTTTGGCGGCGATAGTTTCAACAACGCCAAGACCGGAATCCTCGTCGGCTCGGGAATCAGCGCCGTGCTGGGGATGACGTTCCTCTTGTGGACACTCCCCAAACCCGCAGCTCAATCGTCTTAG
- a CDS encoding DUF1207 domain-containing protein, whose product MKLLILTLAWGCLLDSIPLARADEFDPFATPVAEPLVVMPQWGWHFLPEGLIYHPYLAGPKESRTSIELLKNDDFGWIYDSSIGGQWGFLRVGSDDPYSPTGVQFDLEASAQMRQTNLASLDLLTSDIRVGFPVSFGRNNHQTKLGVYFLRSHPTDSLIDRIPTLRNEDFFQRQSLVLGHSRYFAERFRLYGEAGYAFKSTISKKWELQFGAEYAPVMPTNCFGAPFIAANAYLREEVDFGGTFTLQAGWAWRKKNGRLFRIGAQYANGMSNQFALHDRYEQQLGIGIWHDF is encoded by the coding sequence GTGAAGCTATTGATTCTCACGCTTGCGTGGGGATGCTTGCTCGATTCAATTCCACTTGCGCGTGCCGATGAATTTGACCCTTTTGCGACGCCGGTGGCTGAGCCGCTCGTTGTCATGCCGCAATGGGGATGGCACTTTCTTCCCGAGGGATTGATCTATCATCCCTACCTCGCTGGACCGAAAGAATCGCGAACGAGTATCGAACTGCTGAAGAACGATGATTTTGGCTGGATCTACGATTCTTCGATCGGAGGCCAATGGGGATTCTTACGCGTCGGTTCGGACGATCCTTACTCTCCTACCGGTGTGCAGTTCGATCTTGAAGCGTCCGCACAAATGCGTCAAACCAACCTTGCCTCCCTCGATCTCCTCACCAGTGATATTCGTGTAGGGTTTCCTGTTTCGTTTGGGCGTAATAACCATCAAACCAAGCTCGGTGTCTACTTTTTGCGTTCACATCCCACCGACAGTTTGATCGATAGAATTCCCACGCTCCGCAATGAAGATTTTTTCCAACGTCAATCGCTCGTGCTCGGACATTCTCGGTACTTTGCTGAGCGATTTCGGTTGTACGGCGAGGCTGGTTATGCCTTTAAGTCGACGATCAGCAAAAAATGGGAACTCCAGTTTGGTGCTGAATACGCTCCGGTGATGCCAACCAATTGTTTCGGTGCACCTTTCATCGCCGCCAACGCTTACCTCAGGGAAGAGGTCGATTTCGGTGGGACATTCACATTGCAAGCCGGTTGGGCATGGCGTAAAAAAAATGGACGACTGTTTCGAATCGGCGCTCAGTATGCGAACGGAATGAGCAATCAATTCGCGCTCCACGACCGGTACGAGCAACAGCTTGGAATTGGCATATGGCACGATTTCTAG